Genomic segment of Tiliqua scincoides isolate rTilSci1 chromosome 1, rTilSci1.hap2, whole genome shotgun sequence:
GCTGCTGGACTCATAAGGCACTCAGCAGCCATGGGAAGAGGTTGCTCCTTCCTTGGCTCTGGCTTTGGGAGGGTAGCAAGGGGAAGCAACCCTGGCACTAGCCCTAAATCTTTATCTGGCCTTGAAAGGGTCAGAAGGGCCCCTAGTTGGGGTGACCAACCTTTTGACTCTAGGGCACAACCCTCTGGGGATCCTTGGGGGAACGCTGTCTCCAAGGAGGAAGAAAGACCCCAGAAATCAGGCATGCAAAGGGCATGCAAAGTCCCCTGCCAGGATCCTTACAACCCGAGGGAGGCCTGGGGAACCCAAGGGGAACTGCAAGCAGCTTCTTGGGCCAGCAAGGTTTGCTATCAGCAGCAAACAGCCACGTTACCGGCCAAGGCAGACCAGACCAGAGGTGCAGAGACCCTGAAGGCCTGCTAGTACCCTGCCAGATGCTTCTGCCCGACTACATTTCTCAGGGGCAGTGGTCCTCCAGTCCTGGACACCTCAGCCAGAAGacgcttcaaaggggagggaacatGGCATATTCCTGCTTACAAAGACTGAGGCACTACTCATGCTGAGGACTAATACCCGGGATCTTGTGAAGTAACCCCAATGAATGTAAAATCCATAACCTGAATAAGCCATGTTTGTAGATCATTTTCGCCGGCTCCTCACCTCCTTACATGTCAGGGTAAGACAGCCACCATTTGTTACAGCTTGTCAGAAGCTCCACCCTTCCtggttaatgtcatcacttctggtgggttctgaaaaatatcattttaaaaagtgggtcctgggtttaaaagtttgagaaccactgcattagttaATTTCTGAAGCTTATGTCCTTtctcctctgctgcctcccaaCTGAAAGCTTGGTTCATAGAACTTTCTGAGAAGTATTTGAAAGTCTGGCAAGAAATGCCTGACTTTGGTATAAATGGAAAAGAATCCACCACACTGATCTCTGCAACATGTGCATTCACATAACCATGCTGGGGCATGATTGATGCAGTGAAGCTCCGGGATAGCTGATTTTCTTTAGCCTGATCATGTGAACTTTTAAACAACACTTGAATAGTGAGTTGagagcaaccagaatgattactgggctgggccaccttccttctgagggaaggctacagcatttggggctcttcagtctagaaaagaggcacgtgaggggggacatgattgagacatacaaaattatgcagggggtggataatTTACATTGCATTATATTCTGCACCTCTAATGGCTGAATGTGATATATACATGGAagtgagttatttttagccctgagagacTGGGGAACCTTGGGGGCCAAACAAAATCTTCCCAAGGGCCCGATTTGgcctctgggccagggtttggagacccctgaccttcatgtgaacaaaaatgaaaatttgggggaaaaacatgcTTTTTTCCTCCAAATATTTCAAGGGCCACAGTAGCCCTGTTGCTACTGATTGATACTGTCTTGTCCAGGACCAGGCCAAGTTCTCCTGGCACCTAAGGCAGTGTGCTATATGTGCCCCTCCTTGGCTGATGATGCATCTGCGCCTGCTCCTCCACCTCTCTGGGGTAGGTAATGGAATGGGGGtgtggagtggaagagaaagtgtgaagaagagaagagtGGTTACCTTCATCTACCTCCTCCTTTTCAACCGAAGGAGAAGAAACATTGGAGAAACGTGGGCAGACAGAGGCAGgcatcccctgccaatctgctgcctgagacgacCACCTCAATTGGCCTTGTGAGTGAGCCTGCTCTGACCTAGTCCATGGAATTTCACCAAGTCAGATTTGCTAAGCAAACAAGCTTTAGGTTAGGCTGTTTCCAGATAGATTTGGAGAGCTTATCAGAGTGGTGGGATGAAGACTGGATTCTAcaactattttttctttttttcaaaaccaGGATAATGTTAGATAACAGAATTATTTGGAAACTGAGAAACTGTCTCTTACTCAGTGGTTTGTACTTGACTGAtctctctttttctgttttagcCATACACTGTGTGGCTGGCCAGTGGTATTTTACTGTCTCTGTTTTGGAGATATGAAACATACATTGTGATCCTATACTGGCCACACATCAGGTTCATTACTAAATTCTATGGGGCTAGTAGTAGAAGGACAAAGTTCTCACTGGAATTGCTTATTGGAATTGCATGGCCAGGATCCCTTGCAGGATCAGTCAGGGTACATGGCAGCCCAAAAAAGGTATAGTTGTGCTGCCTCTCTCTATGGTGGATGGCTGACTGTGGTGTCCATGATTAACTTACATCTCCCATAGTTGGCTCACCAAATGTAGGCACAGGGAGGACCACTAATGAGACATGGGAATGTGCCAAGGGGCCTGGGGCATAGAAGATGGATGaaccactgagctcagtggcagcagtctTTGTGCGCATGCATTTGCCAATTGCTAACAAGCACTCAGTCACAAGTGATGTCTCTTGCAGCAACAGCCCATTACTCATTACTTCCCCCCTCTCTTGTTCCTCTGTAGGGAACTGGGCAATCATTCAACAAAATGTGGCCCCCCCTTTAGTCTACCACTAAGGCCTACAGCAGCAGGGAAACCAGGCATCGCTATGCAAAGCTgccacctttcccctccctggactTCTGTGTGTCTTAGAAATACATGATGGCAGTACCCAGTATGAGGACACTGCAATTGGATAAAGCTGCACCCAATACTCTGCTCTCTGTGATGCAGGTTTCAGAGGCATTGCACAGACATAAAGGTTGACAGCTCCTAGTTTCTGTCATCCTATCAGAACATAGTCAGCTAGGAAGATTCTACTGCTCAGGCAGATGGCTGCATGTTTGAGGAGAGGATACAGCTGGCTGAGCAAAGTGATAGACATCGGATGACACGTATGCACGAAGAGTAACTGCTTTCTCAGGTATATGCGTGTGTTGCCTTTCCTGGAATCAAATCTACATCTCCTGTTTCTTGTTCTCTTACTTATCAGTAAGATgggatggtctcccatccaagtactaaccaggcctgaccctgtttagcttccgaaattagacaagatcaggcatgtgcagggtaactgaacAGCGTACAGAAATGATGCTTGCTGCTCCTAGTGCACATTTGTCCTTGTGCAAGTggctcctttccttcccccttgcCAAATGCTTGTTCTCTTCCTCTGTGATGTCATAATAGCATATCCACCATTTCTGCACAAGGATGGATACCTTCCCTATGTGTGCACCATGGGAGCATCACTGCTGGATAACGCTGCAACTGTAGAGTTGCCAAGATCCTCAGGAGTGGTTGCTGATGCTGATGCATTTGCTCTTTGGGCCTGTTTGGAGGATACTTCTTTGCTGGACTGCTACATCTGACGGCATGAGCACTCATGGCACAGGCATGacctgacccctccccttccatcAGGGTGGATTTGGACCAGTTATCTTAATGACATGTGGAGGCAGACTGTATGAGCTGGTCTTCTAAATATGCTGATAAGCCGACTTTTAAGTAGGATGAATGAATTTGGATGAATTgttaagcctccccccccccccatatacttAAGAAAACTGGCATGAATTCACTGCAAGCCAAGCCATGCCTACCCCATGAATGCACACACTTTTTATCATAGAGGCTCAGTCTGGGTGAGGAAGTATCATCCAAACTAGTCCTCAGTATTGCACTGTTTTCTGTTTCGCTGCTAGAAATGCCTCTCTTTGCTGCCACAGCAGAGCAGCCTAATGCTGACACAGCTGTGGCATATCAGCTACTGatgaagcagcagaagcagcatcatTCTGCCAATCATAGAAGCACCCTATTTACAAATAATTCATCTTCTATTTAATTGGCTTTCAGCAGGTAGGCAAAAGCTGGTAGAGATGTAAGGGTTGGTGCCAAGTTTAATATAGTGATTTAAGAACAGCAAGGAAAAAGATGAATGGACGCATGCAAATCCCAGTTGTCCTATcttgtgcatttctactcagttCTATGGGACATAATTCTAGAGGATTGCAGCATCAAACAGTCACATGTTTTCAGTGTTCTTATAGAGATGTCACAGAATCCTTGGACACAACATGTCCTTCCCAAACCTTGGGAGCTGCTACTTTTAgaggctgaatcctatcctcatGGTACACTGATAAGATGTGGTACCGGGAGGTCTGCCAACATAGCAGTCATTCCACTGGTCTGTGCAGCACTCCCACAACCATGGCAGCTAGGAAATTCCTGTTGAGTGCAGTGCAAATCACCCACCCACAGGGTTCTGCTAGTGGAGGGCTGATAATTGGAGTGGACCAGGGGCAGGACAGGATGGATCTTGGTGACACTGGCATCCACCATATCCAAAACCTTCATCCCAGGCCTGACGTACCCCAGCCTCCCTGCCAGTTACAAAGCTGAAGTAGATCTGAGGAGTCTCATTGGAGACCATACAGCAGCCAGGAAAGTAagtaaagtttttcttttctcGCCTCTCCAAGCCAACCTGGTGTCTGCTCAGCACACAGAATGCAATGGATGCTGTGCTGACAGCCCTGCATCATGCACACTGgcgggggacaggattgggccattaagtgCACCATGTGCAGTATAATTATGGGGTAGCCGCTATAGCACAGCACTAGGCCTATTTCACTTTTACGAGAGAGACTGCCCTTCTGGTTCTTTTgatgtcctttttcttttttaagaagtCTATGTTAGATTTACTGGCACTGAAAAACATGTCCATAGCTACGGAAGGGGAGACGGGACACCCTCCAACATACTGCTGTGGTTTTTAAGTTCCCACTGATTTGTTCCTCTGTGTTTATGAACAGGAGGAAATCAGTGTTAACAAGTCTTAACAACCTTTGATTCTGTTTCTGGTCACAGTCGCATAGAAAGAAATATACTGTGTGCTCCATATTCGGTGAAGCATCTAATTTTATGTATCTAATTCTTGCTTTTGTCATACACTATTTTCCTTGGGGAAATGTCTCTCCTATATAAGCTGCCTTTGGAGTTTTCTGTGCAGACTTGCACcaaattgggctgtcagtgtgtaTAATTCTCCCTATTAATATTCCTCCCTATTTTGATAGATctgtgaaagttttttttttttcctttcataccTCTCTTTTACAAGATAAGAGGCTAATGTGTGGTTTTCTTTCCAAGGAGAATAAGAATCTAGTGTCTTTTTGAAATTATCACCAGTGCAGAATTTCAGTAGACACTAATCTGAATGTGTCATTGTGCTGCTCCCCCTTTGAGGCTGCTGTGGTCCCTTGCCAAGTTTTCCAACACACTTAAAAGACCCTCACACGTTTTTACATTCCCCTCACTCACAAAGCAGCctggctcctctccctcccttaaTTTTCCAGGCTAAAAAGGATGGCTGGTCCAACCAGCTCTGTCCACCCAGTGGCCTGATCCAATCATCAGACAGAATGAAaatcttccttctctccccccccacccctccgctcaaaggaggagtgggagggctagggtggagcctgaaatTTAAGTTATTTTCTGGGTTGACATGCCCTTTCTCTCAGTGAAGAAGGGGCTGAGCTGGCGAAAGATTTTACACAGAATTGGGAATAGTAACAACTGCTCCTACATCAGCTTCATTCCAGCCACTGATCTCATCTAGCAGCTAAGATGGTTGAGGCATTCTGTGCTACCTGGAAGCTGATTGACAGCCAGAACTTTGATGAGTACATGAAGGCATTGGGTATGTAGAAAGAGTTGCTTACAGTCATCCCTTTGGTGCCAGAAAGATGGATAATTTTGGCCATTTTTCCTTTAGTACAGTTATAATGTTAAATAGAATCTGGTATCTTGTGATGGATTAACTCACCTGAGTGATGTCAGAATATGaatcaaggtaaaggaataatgattttcatatttttaagTAATCTACATTGTTCATGAGAAGATGAAGCATATTCAGATTTGGGGTGAGCCGATTCATAACCCAGTTAAGCCAAGTGCTTGTACTTAAGCCAATGCAGGTTGCAAGCCCAACATGCTAGCTTGTGAGAAAGGGAGTTTCATTAAATCAGTATCACTTATTTGGAATTATTTGTCTACTTGAAAGTGAGCTCtgtttaaatttctgcccaatgttgcatatatgctacaaggatcaaatgtgtacacctgtgggctagtaAAATAATGGGTTAAATCAAGTGAGCTTGTTTCAAAGTAAACTGTGTTGGGTCAGGGTGAAAATGTGCAGGGTCAGATTGCTAGTATTGTTTTACTGAATGTTTCAGCTAAGGAAACATTATCAGGAATCACAGTTCTGATGATGTAATCCTAAACTCATTTACTGAAAAGCTTCATTCAACAGCCATCATTCTAAATGCAAGTATTTGAGCTGAACCAGATTGAAAACCAGGTTTTCTTCCTGTATAACCATTTTGCAAGTGAATTTCAACAGTGGCAGAAGGAGAGTGAAAGTGCACCGTTCAAATCTGTAAATAATTGTGCCTATTGTATAGctttattgttaaaagaaaatagatGACAATAACAAAGGTTGGTACAAATCTGGCCTGGATTAAGTAAAAGTTCAATGGTGTGTAAGCAAAAAAAGCAGCTGTAACTCAGTAGACCTGATGAATGCATCACTGCTGCTGGCTCTCATTACTGCAATTTGCTGAGCTATTTAAACATTAGTGAAAGAGAGGGACTAGAAcagtaagccagtggttcccaaactttttagcaccagcacccactttttaaaacaacactatattgggacccacctaggtttatcagacttttcaaaaaggatctagaaagaaatattatttatttataagtaataataaccagaaagaaagacccacaaatatttatctccctctatttacacatgctatcaaaatgcaggagctcagctctttgcagggcagttagcagctacaggacacaatcctaaccaggtctactcagaagtaagtcctattttgttcaatggggcttactctcaggaaagtgtggtcaggattgcagcccaagtctctgatttttttaatagcttcagggcttcaggcaattactactgatctttccattaccctttggtaacccaccagtggatcccaacctgCAGCGGACGAGAACAGTGAAATGTGGATGATAAAAAATCATGGCTGTTTGCAAGCAAGTCACTTTTGAGGTCAGTGGAGTCACATTAATCTAACTTTTGATCTGATTGTATAGCATTGTTGTGCACCGCTGAACATGCCAGTGAAACAGCAGGATGAAATTGAATAAATAAAGCTTAAAAGAAATAGGTGAAATATGGTTATTTCAATGGGTGACCTTTTCACGACCTCCACAATTCAGAATCTAATGTATTAACTCTGCCATTTGCATTTATTACTCTTCTTATTCATTCTTAGGAGTTGGCTTTGCTACTCGCCAAGTGGGGAATGTTACCAAACCAACTGTGATCATCAGCCAGGAGGGAGACAAAGTGGTGATCAGGACCCAGAGCACTTTCAAGAACACAGAAATctgcttcaaactgggagaagaATTTGACGAAACGACGGCAGACGATAGAAACTGTAAAGTAAGCAAGAACAGTCCATGCTGCagcagatttctttttttttcctaagactGACAGGAAGTAAAACAACATTTTAGCTGCATGTTTAAGGATGCACTAAATAGAATTTATAGGGGGGGGATCAACATTTAACTTCTGCTGTATTGAGCATGTTCAAGCAATGGTCCATAAGTCAATTGGGCTGCAATTTTCtgcacacttatgtgggagttaGTCCTACTAAACTCAGCGGtctgtcttctgagtagacatacatgggaTTGCATAGTTAgaaatttttttattaattttaccTCTTTGGAAGTGACATTCATACCAATAGCTTATTGGTAGAAACACCTGGTTCTAAGTAAAtacatttagggccaaatcctatccaattttccaatgcagttgtgccaatggggcatgctttgcatcctgtggtaggaggacagacacaggggcctcctcaagatatgggaacatttgttcccttaccttggggctgtaatgtggctgcactggtgctggaaatttggataggattgggccgtaagtgcacaatcctaacccactttccagcactgacataagggcagtgcaacttatgggtaaaggaacaaacattgccataccttgaggaggcctccgtgactgccctccaactgcaggatgcagcacttgccccactggcaaagctcAGGACAACTATGAAATTGAGATTAATAGTGTGTACAACTCAAACCCAACAACTACGTAAGAATCAATTTAGCTTTAAATTATATACATATTCCAAGTATTTTAAGTAAACTGTTTGAAGTTTATTACAAATTAGATCATTGTTCTGAAATGACTGACCCAAACTAGTTCATAGTTCAAAGATTAAGGCTGCATGCCtaagcacattttcctgggagtaagccccatggaacacaaagGGAACTTATTTATGAGTAGATatacagaggattgtgctgtaagtctaactgaactcagtgggacttacttatgaatagacaagtataagattgtgctgtaaagatGCAATCCTACATCAacttacttggcagtaagccccattgaactcaatgacaTGCTgagacatgcttagaattgtaCTGTAAAAACATGGTCTTAGTTGTGTAGATATTCAAGGGATGTTCAAAGTGCTTGACTGTGGCTGGACTCTGCTTAGCATTGTGTgagaaacctttttaaaaaaatttttgtactattttaaattaaatgtcTGTACTTTTTTCTATGTTCACAGTCTGTGGTGACCATGGATGGAGATAAGCTAGTACACGTACAGAAATGGGATGGCAAAGAGACAAACTTTGTTAGAGAAATAAAAGACGGTAAAATGGTCATGGTAAGTCATTCTGTAATTAGGTAGCTGCTTTACACTGTCAAATCACAGCTTTATCTAGCTCCCGTATTGTCTCCATTGACTGGCAATTGCTCTCCAAAGTTTTCAGAACTTTTTCGTATGTACCTAAAGATGCAAGGGTCTTTGTATATGTACCTAAGTGCGTATGTACCTAAGTGCAAAGATGCACTTAGGGTCTTCTGCATACAAACCCATGATAAGCTACAGTCCTTCTTGAAGTTATAAATACTCAAGTTGGATAAAACTATACATTTAATAGgatatatttttaacatttttataggTATTCCCCCTGTACAAATATAATTTCTAAACCATGGTTCACAGCATTTTCCTCCACTGACTACTGTTGATAGAACAGAGTGctaatgaacattttttttacaaGTAGATGAAATAACTACCTCAGATCTAACGCATTAACTCAACATTAGTTGGGAACATTACTTCTAATTCAGCTTGGGCTGCgatcctacacacattttcctgggagtaagcctcattgaacacaatgggactaatttctgagtagacatgcatcggattgtgctTCCTAGGAATCCTAAAATTggtcaaaaaagaaagaaaaaacattttcCTTCTTTAGACTTCAAATGATTGAGATTTCTCGACATGTTCCTGAAGAATTTTTCTGACTTTCACTCTTCACTCTTTCCTGCCCTGGTTTTCTTGGTTGCCCTTGAAACTAGTATTCTCTCCCATGCCTTCCTTCAAAGCCTACCTTAATTGGTTTGAGGAAATGTCTGTATGTTTCCTCATCCATTGGTAAATGTTTCAAAACTTTATAATATA
This window contains:
- the FABP7 gene encoding fatty acid-binding protein, brain, which encodes MVEAFCATWKLIDSQNFDEYMKALGVGFATRQVGNVTKPTVIISQEGDKVVIRTQSTFKNTEICFKLGEEFDETTADDRNCKSVVTMDGDKLVHVQKWDGKETNFVREIKDGKMVMTLTFGDIVAVRQYEKA